TAATTTTCTGTCTCTCCCCCCAAATTCCCCTTTACTCCAATCCAGCAGCCGAGCCATCGAATTTTTTACTATCATCTGGAAAGATTTTATCGGGTTGTCCCTACTCCAAGTTCCATACACGATCCACTCCTCCTTGATTATATCCTTGGATGCAGCATACGGGCTCTACATGTCCTCGTAGTGGATCCGTGATGAATGTCTCCCACCAAAATTCACTCCTTTATCCCTTTCCTGAACTACCACTAACACTGGGCAATGATATGATGACCATGTGTCCAGGTTACTTCCTGCGCAATCTACAAAAATGTCACTCCAAGCTTTGTTACAAGCAAATCTGTCCAGCCGTTCCTCCACAAATCCTGGCCTAGATCTCCTATTACTCCAAGTGAACGGGTATCCCGTATAGCCCACATCCATTAGCTCACAATCCCTCAAGGCTTCTctaaattcattaattgagTTCAAGTTTCTGTAATTACCTCCATTTTTTTCACTCGGATGCAAGATTTCATTGTAATCGCCAAAGCACAACCAAAGGCTAGAAGATAAGCCAGCCAACCGTCTTAGGAGCGTCCATGTGTGCTTTTTCTGGTTTGCTTCTGGATGCCCATACACTCTTGTGCACCTCATTTGCTTCCCATTTGTCATTTGAATTTCAGCATCGATGTGATGCTTACTGAAAGACTTAATTTGCAAGCAAGTTTCCAGGTTCCAAAGCATTGCTATCCCCCCACTTTGTCCACTACAATTCACAGCAAAacagttttcaaaatttagctTGTTCCCAACCGTGTTCATTTGCATGGTTGTCAGCTTTGTTTCACATAAGAAAACCAGCTGAGAACCATACAAACGAAGGATTTTTTTAAGGCTAGAAACGCTCGGGGATTCCCCAAACCCCGAACGTTCCAACTGAGTATCTTCATAGTTTCCGGCGGGGCTGGCTTCCAGCCTCCACCGATATCTCTGCTGTGTTTGAATCAACAACTTCCATCTCTTCCACCCCCAACAATTCCCCGCTCAATTTGATTCTTGCTGTTGGTGAGGGATGTGCCTGTTTTTTGGTCGGGCTATTAagctttgctttcttttttgggCTTTGCTCAATTGTCTCACCAAATAGCCTTTTTTGAGCCCCTAGCCCAACTCTGACTCCTCCCTCTCTTGGCTCTCTAGCTTGCCTCTTCCATCTCTTTTTGTTGGGCTGTATTTCAGAGATTCTCGGCCCATCATCAATTTTTAGCTTcctcattttccttttggttTGCCTCCAatttttccctctctttttccttttcatttcccgcctttgttttcaattttctagGCTTTGTTGCATTGCCAGTAGCCCCATCGTGCTTTTTGCCACCCATCTGCTTCTTATCCATCGGTTCTATCACTGCCCTCATTAAATATTGCTCAACTACCCCTTCCACCTCACTATTCCTTGCAAGTTCCTTGGTTTGACTTGTTTCTTCCTCCAGGGGTTTTAACCCGTTTACTTCAACCGAGTTATTCTGGTTCTGTGGTTGCTGTTGGGAGGAGCCTTGATGCTCTGAGTTTACATATTTCTCTTCCGATCTACCCCCTCATAATTCCACTTCCCCTTGCTTTGATTACTCTTTGAGCGTCCCCCTAGCATAATTGCTTTCATCTAGCCACCAAATGGTAACTCCTCTTTTTGTTGGCCATGGTATCTACTACACTCTTTGTATTAGTGCCCAATTATTCCGTACCAAAAGCAGAAGTCGGGCAGACGTTCATAGACCACTGGCATTGGGATGTCTGTTTCTCTTTCTTGTTTGAGGAATAAGATTTTCTCCAATGGCTGTGTTATGTTAATAGAAACTCCGATTCTTGCAAATTCCCCAATGCAGTCCCCATTTTCATCTGTTTCAACCTCCTCCACTAGCCCAATCTTTCCTCCCAGCTCGTGGAGAAACTCTTTTTCCATACATGCAAGCGGGACATTTCGAATCTGAATCCAAAAGGATATATGTGTAAATGATTGTTTTATGACCTCCCCAATTCCCCTTGGTTCAGTAAGAACAATCAATGCCCTATCAAAGTGCCAAGGGCCCCCTGTTAAGACTCTTTTCTTATCCGCTTCCTCTGCAAATTTGAACATGAATATATTGTTTCCTAAACTCTCGATTTCCACCTCTTTAAAGGTTCTCCAAACTTGCTGTAAAGCTATCTTCATTCCTTCTTTGTTGACTACTCTCGTAAGAAGAACTTTGCCCACTAAGCAGTTTGCCaatgctttttcctttttcgcTTTCATACTTGCTTCCAGTGTCACCCTAGATTTATCTTCCTCGCGTATGGTTATAGCTTTGCATTTGCGAATTAATTCATCCGTATCCATGGTAGTTAATGTTTCAAGAGAATACCCTAAggtagtgtttactttctagagtgggagtgtggagtgtgaattcctcccactccagtgtttacttacctTAAAAAGGGGGGGAGTGAGAGTGAGAATCCGTGGGTCCCACTCAATTtaggagtggggagtgggatttccactcccatggggggaggtgggagtgggaatccactcccccctcttcccattttatccttataaaaataaataaataatatttaataaaataaataatattatatttattaaaaataataattatctcatatttattttattaaatttaataaaattaaaataaataaatattatatttaaattaataatattaaacattaattttaataaatattaattatttatttaattattaataataataaatattttattctaaaaaaatattaattttgtactatattatcaataataacatttcatttgtgttgctattattaataatttttattcacataatttaaatttaaatttaaattaataaaaaattatgatttacataattaagaatattagtaattattattaatttataaatataataaaatatttattttattttctaaatatattttttattaattttttaattacaaataataattctgtacataaggataaaattgtaatttaaaacaatttactctcaatccaagacaaagtaaacaaataattaggattctgattgacaatccatactttcatttagtctaagtaaacaccataatcccactcccactctcactccacactcctaatccaaCTAGAAAGAAAAAGCCCTCACCTTGGAGTGACCACCTGAATCATtaaggtagcgtttactttttggattggattgggaaTCCTGAAGAGTGAGAATCCTAggattgggagtgtggagtgggagtgtgagtaggttgtttacttacactggaattGAAGCATGGAATAGAGATCAGAatctaatttatgtgtttactttgtcttggattgagagtaaatagtttcaaattacaattttatccttatttaaagaattatagtttttaattacaaaactaataaaaaatatatttaatgaataatatttattttattatatttgtaaatttattataattattaatattcttaattatgaacaataaattattaattttaatacaaaatgaaaccttattttattttatttaatataattatattaaatttattattatataaaataataatataatattatttagtacaaaattaatattttcttagaataaactatttattattattaatattaaataaatatagtactattatttttaaaataaatataataatattatatttattaattctctattaatataataatattattttaaaataattttaacttagaatcaatgcaaattattatttagttaaatataatattattattcaaataaatataataatatttattttattttattaattataaaatattaaattaaattaaattaaaaaaataaaagggtaaaaaagggagaggtgggagtggattcccactcccacctcccccaatgagagtcccactcccactcccaacTCCAAAAATAAGTGGGGCTCACGGaatgggattcccactcccttcccatttagaagaaataaatgatgaagtggaggaatccacactcctcact
This window of the Citrus sinensis cultivar Valencia sweet orange chromosome 8, DVS_A1.0, whole genome shotgun sequence genome carries:
- the LOC127899365 gene encoding uncharacterized protein LOC127899365 is translated as MDTDELIRKCKAITIREEDKSRVTLEASMKAKKEKALANCLVGKVLLTRVVNKEGMKIALQQVWRTFKEVEIESLGNNIFMFKFAEEADKKRVLTGGPWHFDRALIVLTEPRGIGEVIKQSFTHISFWIQIRNVPLACMEKEFLHELGGKIGLVEEVETDENGDCIGEFARIGVSINITQPLEKILFLKQERETDIPMPVVYERLPDFCFWYGIIGH